In Solanum pennellii chromosome 3, SPENNV200, a single window of DNA contains:
- the LOC107015301 gene encoding abscisic acid receptor PYL8: MNANGFCGVEKEYIRKHHIHEPKENQCSSFLVKHIRAPVHLVWSLVRRFDQPQKYKPFISRCIVQGDLGIGSLREVDVKSGLPATTSTERLELLDDEEHILSVRIVGGDHRLRNYSSVISVHPEVIDGRPGTLVLESFVVDVPEGNTKDETCYFVEALINCNLKSLADVSERLAVQDRTEPIDQV; this comes from the exons ATGAACGCTAATGGATTCTGCGGTGTTGAGAAAGAGTATATAAGGAAGCATCATATTCATGAACCTAAGGAGAATCAATGCAGTTCATTTCTAGTCAAGCACATTCGAGCACCTGTTCATCTT GTTTGGTCATTGGTTAGGCGGTTTGATCAGCCACAGAAGTACAAGCCCTTTATCAGCAGGTGCATTGTGCAAGGAGATCTTGGGATTGGTAGTCTTAGGGAAGTTGATGTCAAGTCGGGCCTCCCTGCAACAACGAGTACTGAGAGATTGGAGCTTCTTGATGATGAAGAGCACATCTTAAGTGTCAGGATTGTTGGCGGGGATCACAGACTTAGG AACTACTCCTCTGTCATATCTGTGCACCCAGAGGTGATTGATGGAAGACCTGGGACACTAGTGCTTGAATCATTTGTAGTGGATGTGCCCGAAGGGAACACCAAAGACGAGACATGTTATTTTGTTGAAGCTTTGATCAATTGCAACCTAAAATCACTTGCTGATGTTTCAGAGAGGCTTGCTGTGCAAGACAGGACAGAACCCATTGATCAGGTCTAA
- the LOC107014241 gene encoding polypyrimidine tract-binding protein homolog 2 isoform X1, whose product MASASSQPQFRYTQPPSKVLHLRNLPWECTEEELIELGKPFGRVVNTKCNVGANRNQAFIEFAELNQAIAMISYYASSSEPAQVRGKTVYLQYSNRQEIVNNKTTADVAGNVLLVTIEGNDARLVSIDVLHLVFSAFGFVHKITTFEKTAGFQALVQFSDAETATSAKDALDGRSIPSYLIPELGPCTLKITYSAHTDLSVKFQSHRSRDYTNSLLPVASSAIDSSGQFSLGLDGKKLEPESNVLLASIENMQYAVTLDVLYTVFSAFGPVLKIAMFDKNGGLQALIQYPDVRTAAVAKEALEGHSIYQGGYCMLHISYSRHTDLSIKINNDRGRDYTIPNTPMMNSQPSIMGQQPPQMGGPGVHPYGAPVQCTPAPGVAPPQHSAGWNSAPATATPSMPMQMHNHPYMPTASMPSQMGPGMMPMHGPNVMPHSTPMPPYHPQYH is encoded by the exons ATGGCATCTGCATCTAGCCAGCCTCAGTTTCGATACACACAGCCCCCATCAAAGGTCCTTCATTTGAGAAACTTACCATGGGAGTGCACAGAGGAGGAGCTGATCGAATTGGGAAAACCTTTTGGTAGAGTTGTGAATACCAAGTGTAATGTAGGAGCAAACCGAAATCAAGCATTTATAGAGTTT GCAGAATTAAATCAAGCCATTGCAATGATATCGTACTATGCCTCTTCCTCTGAACCAGCTCAGGTACGGGGGAAAACCGTCTACCTACAATATTCCAACAGGCAAGAGATAGTGAACAACAAAACTACAGCAGATGTAGCTGGAAATGTGTTGTTGGTTACAATTGAGGGAAATGATGCTCGCCTTGTCAGCATTGATGTTTTACACTTG GTATTTTCAGCTTTTGGATTCGTGCATAAGATAACGACATTCGAGAAGACTGCAGGATTCCAG GCTCTGGTGCAATTTTCTGATGCAGAAACCGCTACTTCAGCAAAGGATGCCCTGGATGGAAGAAGCATTCCCAG CTACTTGATTCCGGAACTGGGACCATGTACCCTTAAAATCACATATTCTGCCCATACTGATCTGAGTGTGAAGTTTCAGAGTCATCGTAGCAG GGACTACACCAATTCTCTTCTTCCTGTTGCTTCCTCAGCCATAGATTCAAGTGGTCAG TTCAGTTTGGGTCTGGATGGGAAGAAACTGGAACCTGAGAGTAATGTTCTTCTTGCTTCCATTGAGAACATGCAGTATGCAGTAACCTTGGATGTCCTATACACG GTTTTCTCAGCTTTTGGTCCTGTCCTAAAGATTGCTAtgtttgataagaatggagGGCTTCAGGCTCTGATACAATATCCAG ATGTGCGCACAGCTGCTGTTGCGAAGGAAGCTTTGGAAGGACATTCCATATATCAAGGTGGATATTGCATGCTTCATATCTCTTACTCTCGACACACAGATCTTAGTATAAAG ATTAATAATGATCGCGGCAGAGATTACACAATCCCAAATACTCCGATGATGAATTCTCAACCTTCAATCATGGGGCAACAGCCGCCTCAGATGGGAGGTCCAGGCGTTCATCCCTATGGTGCCCCTGTCCAGTGCACGCCAGCTCCAGGTGTTGCTCCGCCTCAGCATTCTGCAGGCTGGAACTCGGCCCCCGCCACTGCAACTCCATCAATGCCGATGCAGATGCATAACCACCCTTACATGCCAACTGCTAGTATGCCCTCTCAAATGGGTCCTGGGATGATGCCAATGCATGGACCGAACGTCATGCCACATTCTACTCCAATGCCTCCTTATCATCCACAATATCACTAG
- the LOC107014241 gene encoding polypyrimidine tract-binding protein homolog 2 isoform X2, whose product MRVFSAFGFVHKITTFEKTAGFQALVQFSDAETATSAKDALDGRSIPSYLIPELGPCTLKITYSAHTDLSVKFQSHRSRDYTNSLLPVASSAIDSSGQFSLGLDGKKLEPESNVLLASIENMQYAVTLDVLYTVFSAFGPVLKIAMFDKNGGLQALIQYPDVRTAAVAKEALEGHSIYQGGYCMLHISYSRHTDLSIKINNDRGRDYTIPNTPMMNSQPSIMGQQPPQMGGPGVHPYGAPVQCTPAPGVAPPQHSAGWNSAPATATPSMPMQMHNHPYMPTASMPSQMGPGMMPMHGPNVMPHSTPMPPYHPQYH is encoded by the exons ATGCGT GTATTTTCAGCTTTTGGATTCGTGCATAAGATAACGACATTCGAGAAGACTGCAGGATTCCAG GCTCTGGTGCAATTTTCTGATGCAGAAACCGCTACTTCAGCAAAGGATGCCCTGGATGGAAGAAGCATTCCCAG CTACTTGATTCCGGAACTGGGACCATGTACCCTTAAAATCACATATTCTGCCCATACTGATCTGAGTGTGAAGTTTCAGAGTCATCGTAGCAG GGACTACACCAATTCTCTTCTTCCTGTTGCTTCCTCAGCCATAGATTCAAGTGGTCAG TTCAGTTTGGGTCTGGATGGGAAGAAACTGGAACCTGAGAGTAATGTTCTTCTTGCTTCCATTGAGAACATGCAGTATGCAGTAACCTTGGATGTCCTATACACG GTTTTCTCAGCTTTTGGTCCTGTCCTAAAGATTGCTAtgtttgataagaatggagGGCTTCAGGCTCTGATACAATATCCAG ATGTGCGCACAGCTGCTGTTGCGAAGGAAGCTTTGGAAGGACATTCCATATATCAAGGTGGATATTGCATGCTTCATATCTCTTACTCTCGACACACAGATCTTAGTATAAAG ATTAATAATGATCGCGGCAGAGATTACACAATCCCAAATACTCCGATGATGAATTCTCAACCTTCAATCATGGGGCAACAGCCGCCTCAGATGGGAGGTCCAGGCGTTCATCCCTATGGTGCCCCTGTCCAGTGCACGCCAGCTCCAGGTGTTGCTCCGCCTCAGCATTCTGCAGGCTGGAACTCGGCCCCCGCCACTGCAACTCCATCAATGCCGATGCAGATGCATAACCACCCTTACATGCCAACTGCTAGTATGCCCTCTCAAATGGGTCCTGGGATGATGCCAATGCATGGACCGAACGTCATGCCACATTCTACTCCAATGCCTCCTTATCATCCACAATATCACTAG